The Sulfolobus islandicus Y.N.15.51 sequence AAGGACTTCCGGTCTAAATGTGGATTTTTACAACGAGTGGTTCTCCTTAGACTTAGTTACTGATAATAAAAAGGTAGTTGGTATAGTAGCAATACAAATGAAGACGCTGACTCCATTCTTCTTTAAGACAAAGGCTGTCGTATTGGCAACTGGAGGAATGGGGATGCTGTATAGGCATACAACCAATAGTTACATTAACACTGGTGATGGCTTCGGAATTGCATTAAGAGCGGGAGCTGCGTTAAAAGATCCAGAATTTGTGCAATTTCATCCCACAGCATTATACCCATCAGACGTTCTTATTAGTGAAGCCGCTAGAGGAGAAGGTGGGATACTGAAAAATGTTAAAGGAGAAAGATTTATGACGAAATATGCTCCCAAAAAGCTAGATCTAGCGCCTAGGGATATAGTTTCAAGAGCAATCATCACCGAGATAAGGGAAGGAAGAGGGTTCCCTGGTGGATATGTTGGCTTAGATTTGACTCATTTAGGTGAAGAATATATTAAAGAAAGGTTAGCTTTAGCTGTAGAAGCTGCAAAAAGTTTTGCAAGTGTTGATGCGTTTACTGAGCCTATTCCAGTCAGGCCCGCTCAGCATTATTATATGGGAGGAATAGATGTGGATATAGATGGGAGGAATCCGGATATTGCGGGATTATTCTCTGCAGGTGAAGCAGCTTGTGTATCAGTACATGGGGCTAATAGATTAGGCTCAAATTCACTTCTGGACACTTTAGTATTTGGCCAAGTTACAGGTAGAACTGTTGTACAATTTCTTAAGTCTAATCCAGGTAACCCCACATCAAATTATGAGAAAGAGGCTGAGAAAGTTGTTGATGACGCTTACAAGTTCGTAAAGAGCGAGAGTGGTGTGCATTTTGGCCAAATATTAGAAAAGCTAAGAGATACAATGTGGGACTATGTTGGAATATATAGAGATGAGGGTGGTCTACTAAATGCAATGTCCGAGATAAATAAATTAAGAGGTATGATTAGTAGTATGTATGTTACAGATAAGAGTAAAGTCTATAATACAGAATTCTTTAACGCTCTTGAATTAAGGAATATGTTAGATTTAGCATTAACTATAACCAAGTCAGCTTTAGAGAGGAAAGAGTCAAGAGGGGCTCATTATAGGACGGATTATCCAGATAGAGATGATAATAATTGGTTGAAACACACGATTGCGTATTTAAGGGGTAATACGGTTGAAGTCACATTTAAACCAGTTAAAATAACCAGATGGAAGCCAGAACCTAGGGTGTATTAAAATGACTCAGTCTCAAGAGGAAGAAGTTATATTAAAGGTAAAAAGATTCAATCCCGAAAGAGGATTCTGGTGGGCAGAATATAAGCTGAAGGTTGATAGGTTTACACAATTTACAGAGGCCCTTAGGAGAATAAAGAGTGAACAAGATCCTACACTATCGTACAGAGCATCTTGTCATATGGCAGTATGTGGAAGTTGTGGAATGAAAATTAATGGTGAACCTAGACTGGCTTGTAAAACGTTAGTTTTAGATGTCGCCAAAAAATATAACAGCCATGTGATAACAATTGAGCCAATGGATTATTTTAAACCAATCAAAGACTTAATAGTGGACTGGAATGAGTTTTACGAAAGGATGTTCAAGGTAAAACCAAGATTATATCAGGCTAAAGAGGTATTAGAGGGTAAAGCTGAACATAGACTTAAACCCGAAGATCAGAAAGAGTTATGGAAATTCGCTCAATGCATATGGTGTGGATTATGTGTCTCAGCTTGTCCAGCGGTTATAATAGATCAGCAATTTTTAGGACCAGCTGCTCATGCTAAAGGTTATAGGTTTTTAGCTGATCCAAGGGATACAATAACCGAAGAGAGAATGAAAATATTAATTGATAGTTCATGGCGTTGTACTTATTGCTATCAATGCTTTAATGTGTGTCCAAGAGATATAGAGCCAGTGACTGCAATAAAGAAAACTAGAAGCTTTACTAGAATATACAAGGCCAAATCAGAAGTAGCAGAAAGAGGCGAAAATCATGTTGAGGCTATTCGTGAATCTATATTTAAAACTGGAAAGCTCTCTGAAGCACCAGTATATTTAAAGACCTACGGAGTGTTGCAATCCCTTATTGATCTAGTGTATATGTCGAGGGCAGGAAAGCTTAAGTACATATTAGTTCAAGAGAAACCCGTACAAAATATAAACGAAATTAAAAAGATAATAGGTGAGTGATAAGAATGAAAATAGCTTACTATCCTGGATGTGCAACCCATGGTTTATCTAAGGATGTAGATATAGCAACAAAAAAGGTAGCAGAAGTACTTGGAGTTGAGCTGATAGAAGTACCAGATTGGAACTGTTGTGGTGGTGGATTTTATGACGAATATGATGAAGTTGGTCATGTGGCTCTTAACTTAAGGAATTTATCACAAGTAGAAAAGATGGGTCTTACGAAGATGGTAACACCTTGTAGCGTATGTCTTCATAGCCATAGGCTAGCAACATACAAATATAAGGAAGATAGAGATATTAAAAGAAAGACTGATAAAAGACTAGAAGGCACTTCAGTTAAATATGAGGGAAAGGTGGATGCGGAACATATAGTTTGGGTTTTATTAAGAGATGTAGGAGTAGAGAATATTAAGAAACACGTTAAGAAAACTTTAACTGGACTTAAAGTAGGCACTTATTACGGATGTCAAATGCTAAGACCAGAACAAATAATGGGATTTGAGAAGGCATACAATCCCACTAGCTTATCTGAATTGGTTGCAGTAACTGGAGCTATACCAGTTCCTTTCCCTACCATGACCTCATGTTGCGGATTTCCCCTAGTTGGAAGCAATCCTAAGGGCGCTTTAAAGTTAGCATTTAACGTTCTTAATGGTGCCAAACAAGCTGGAGCTGATTTAGTAATACACCCGTGTAGTTTATGTCATCTTCAGCTGGACTCTTTACAGTTAAAGGTTAAGGCTGAATTTAACGTAAGTTGGACTATGCCTGCAATATATGTAACACAACTATTGGGTTTATCCTTTGGTTTCAGTCCTGAAGAACTAGGAATAGGAAAGATTGCAATTGACGTATTACGAAATAAGGGAGTGATATAAATGAGTGAGGAAATTAAGAAAATTATTCAAGATATTGGAGGAAAGCCGGAGGAATGGATTAGTGTTTCCGAAAGGCCGGGGAAGGAACCATTTGCTAAGGAACTTAATTATATTTTTAATGATTATTTCTGGGGTAAAGTTCATGTTAGGAATGAAGGAGATATTTACGTTCTTGTAATCTCAAAGGACGTATTCAATTGGAAAGATAGAATAAAGGATTTGAAACTCAGTGGCGAGGTTGTGGATGCCGCTGGGGGTTTAATGTGGATCCAAGAGTTTGACATCCAAGGGTTAAAAAGAGATTTCGCGTCCTTAAAGACTTTCATAGAAAATATAAGAAAGCAGAAACAACAGAAAACTTCATA is a genomic window containing:
- a CDS encoding succinate dehydrogenase flavoprotein subunit, which codes for MEKIEYDAVVIGGGLAGLMSAHEIASAGFKVAVISKVFPTRSHSAAAEGGIAAYIPGNSDPNDNPDYMTYDTVKGGDYLVDQDAAELLSNKSGEIVMLLERWGALFNRQPDGRVAVRYFGGQTYPRTRFVGDKTGMALLHTLFERTSGLNVDFYNEWFSLDLVTDNKKVVGIVAIQMKTLTPFFFKTKAVVLATGGMGMLYRHTTNSYINTGDGFGIALRAGAALKDPEFVQFHPTALYPSDVLISEAARGEGGILKNVKGERFMTKYAPKKLDLAPRDIVSRAIITEIREGRGFPGGYVGLDLTHLGEEYIKERLALAVEAAKSFASVDAFTEPIPVRPAQHYYMGGIDVDIDGRNPDIAGLFSAGEAACVSVHGANRLGSNSLLDTLVFGQVTGRTVVQFLKSNPGNPTSNYEKEAEKVVDDAYKFVKSESGVHFGQILEKLRDTMWDYVGIYRDEGGLLNAMSEINKLRGMISSMYVTDKSKVYNTEFFNALELRNMLDLALTITKSALERKESRGAHYRTDYPDRDDNNWLKHTIAYLRGNTVEVTFKPVKITRWKPEPRVY
- a CDS encoding succinate dehydrogenase/fumarate reductase iron-sulfur subunit codes for the protein MTQSQEEEVILKVKRFNPERGFWWAEYKLKVDRFTQFTEALRRIKSEQDPTLSYRASCHMAVCGSCGMKINGEPRLACKTLVLDVAKKYNSHVITIEPMDYFKPIKDLIVDWNEFYERMFKVKPRLYQAKEVLEGKAEHRLKPEDQKELWKFAQCIWCGLCVSACPAVIIDQQFLGPAAHAKGYRFLADPRDTITEERMKILIDSSWRCTYCYQCFNVCPRDIEPVTAIKKTRSFTRIYKAKSEVAERGENHVEAIRESIFKTGKLSEAPVYLKTYGVLQSLIDLVYMSRAGKLKYILVQEKPVQNINEIKKIIGE
- a CDS encoding CoB--CoM heterodisulfide reductase iron-sulfur subunit B family protein, producing MKIAYYPGCATHGLSKDVDIATKKVAEVLGVELIEVPDWNCCGGGFYDEYDEVGHVALNLRNLSQVEKMGLTKMVTPCSVCLHSHRLATYKYKEDRDIKRKTDKRLEGTSVKYEGKVDAEHIVWVLLRDVGVENIKKHVKKTLTGLKVGTYYGCQMLRPEQIMGFEKAYNPTSLSELVAVTGAIPVPFPTMTSCCGFPLVGSNPKGALKLAFNVLNGAKQAGADLVIHPCSLCHLQLDSLQLKVKAEFNVSWTMPAIYVTQLLGLSFGFSPEELGIGKIAIDVLRNKGVI